The genomic window TACTCATAATTGCTAATTTGCCTTTTGGTTCAAACGCTCCCCTACGGAAACGAACTACCATGGTTTATCCTAATAACGTTTAATCAATTTAAGTAACTGATGACTAGAATAGTTACTTTTTGACTAAATAGTAACGATGAAATTATGTAAGCTAATTTTTTATATAGATTTTTATTTCATCGAACTTTCAAGTAATAATGCGCCTAGCGTGTAAATAAAACATCTTAGAAAAGTTGAAAAATACACGTTAAATATTTCATGTTTAAGATCAATCCTCAGTTTTGATGGAGATTTAGACTAGCGTCTCTAACTAAACTACAAAACAAACTTAACGCTACCAGTGCTATGTATCCAAGCGAAAATTCACTGAGAACTAGGTCAAAATAGATTAAAGCAAGCTTTTATATCAGTGAATGTACGCAGAGAATAACCAGGTAAGAAAATTATTGATGGCTCAATTTATTTACTAAGTTTTGGGTAATCAATAATGCTAGGAAAATTTAGATATTTTTCTAGTAATGTTAATAATTGGGTTTCGGTAACTGGGGCAACTAAATAATCTGTAGCTCCAAGCATTCGGGCTTTGATGCTTTCAATATAAAGGCTTTGAGGACTCAAGATTATAATCGGCGTAGCTCGAAACAAACTAGAGCGCCGGAGCATTGCACAAAATTCGTAGCCATCTAGGGACGAGGATGATGTTGCTAAGTCACAAAAAATCAAATCTGGCTTGACTTGAAATACCTGGCTAAGAGCCGTAGCCGCATTCTCAAAAAAAACAGCTTCGATTTGTTGATGGTACTGGCTCAAAACAGATTTAAAAACTTGAGAATTTGCTGAGAACTCAGTAATACAAGCAATTTTTAGGGTTTTGGCGGGCGAAAAAAGTTGCAGGTTCTCGGTATGAGCAGCGATGCTATTGGTAGGGGGAGACACTAACTGTACCCAACCTTTTTGAATAAAGGGATAAATTGCTCTAGCAACAGTCACTAACTCTCGGTTGAGATAGCGGGCTAATTGCCGCAAAGAAGTTTTGCCGTCAGCCCAATGCTCCAAATGTTGCACGGTAGAAGCAGGCAAATATTGATGCAATTTTAGTTTGTCTGTAATTATTGGACACTGATGCAGGGAAGTGATGTGAGGATGGAGTTGCTTCCATTGTTGCATCTGCTGCATGGTTTTTATGACTGCGGAGCTAATTTTTAGGGTAGTTAACTGCGGTGCTAAGGCAAATCCGCTTTCAAAAATAAAAGTGCCTTGATGCAAACTGAGCAAGTCAAATAGCGTTTCATGAATAATGCTATGAATAATTCTGCGTCCCTGACTTGGAGTTAGGAAATTATGTTCTAGCAGCGACCACAAATAAGTATATTCAAGGATATTATTGGCTTGACTACAGGAAAGTTTTAGATTGTCAAGGGTGGGAGCTACTTGATAGCGGTAGAGATAATCGCGCAGGCGCAATAAATCGTTATTGCTATCAGTGGTATAGATAATTTGACCATTGAGAAAAAAAATAAACCAAGAGCGAGTTGGCAAAGATGAAGAACTGTGTAATCCTAGGCTTGGATCTATATCTCGATTGGGAGTTATGCGATCGCCATAGGCTTCTATAAATA from Synechocystis sp. PCC 7509 includes these protein-coding regions:
- a CDS encoding response regulator, yielding MQGNLNEIDIRSILQLIEVGQRTGELFIEAYGDRITPNRDIDPSLGLHSSSSLPTRSWFIFFLNGQIIYTTDSNNDLLRLRDYLYRYQVAPTLDNLKLSCSQANNILEYTYLWSLLEHNFLTPSQGRRIIHSIIHETLFDLLSLHQGTFIFESGFALAPQLTTLKISSAVIKTMQQMQQWKQLHPHITSLHQCPIITDKLKLHQYLPASTVQHLEHWADGKTSLRQLARYLNRELVTVARAIYPFIQKGWVQLVSPPTNSIAAHTENLQLFSPAKTLKIACITEFSANSQVFKSVLSQYHQQIEAVFFENAATALSQVFQVKPDLIFCDLATSSSSLDGYEFCAMLRRSSLFRATPIIILSPQSLYIESIKARMLGATDYLVAPVTETQLLTLLEKYLNFPSIIDYPKLSK